The Vitis vinifera cultivar Pinot Noir 40024 chromosome 16, ASM3070453v1 DNA segment TCATAACGAACCCTTTTCCCATATGTTGAGTTTTTAAGGAATAGTAATATACCATGAACAAAGCCTTCAGCTGGGTGATGGAGACCGAGGTTTTATCATCTCCTTGATGCATCAGCTCCAACATAAACTGCAGGAAGTCCTTGCTTTCCTTGCTCTTGTTCTTGCCTCCTCCATCAGCTCCATCCAATTGTGTCCTCTGAGCAATCAGGGATTCGAAAATCCTATCAAACCACAAAACAAGCTTTTTCACCCTTGATTCAATTCCTTGGAGATCAAACCATGCAAGAGCAGGAAAAAGATCAGAAATATTAGGTTTTCCCATCAATCCAACCATCTCCACAATGACTCGTCTAAACTCCATTCCAATTCGACTCCTATCCTCACCATGAAGTGTTCCACCCCATAACATGCTTGTTACAACATTTAATACAGTTAGAAACATTTGATCCCCCATATTAATTGGTGTCCCCACCTTTCCATACACGTCCCTCACCATTTCTTGCACCTCTCTTCTCCTAAGTGCAGAACAAGCATCAAGGCTTGCGCTGCTCATCATTTCTTGGACAAAAACTTTGCGTAGTTTACGCCATTCGGGGCTATAATGACTCCAGGCTATGTCTTGCCCCCCATATGTGAGGGCTAATGCAGAAATAGGTACATCACGGTTAGCAAAAATCACATCGTGATCTTTGAGAATTTCTTTGGCCACGGAAGACGAGCTTATCACAATGCAAGTCTTGCTGCCTAGCTGAAGCTTGAAAATGGGACCATAGAGTTGGGACAACTTGGAGAAGTACCGATGAAGATCAGGCTCAATGAAGAGAAGGTTTCCCAGCAACGGCAAGCCTCTTGGGCCGGGTGGCAAGGGTGGGAGGCCTCTACTTGCTTTCTTGATGAGCCAGGCATACCAAGAAATGGCAATTGCTGCAGTCGAAAGGGCGGCCACTACTCGAAAAATGGTGTTTTCAGTGAGTCCATCCCACCACCACGACCAGCCTTCAGAGACTAAGTTCACAAGGTTCCTGAGAAGAACTGCAATCATGTTTGCTGAAGAATAGAGCTTGGGAAGAAGTAAAATAGAGGCTCTATATATCATCGAGCTTGGATTATTCCTTTTGCGATTCTTGTAAGTTGATGGCCTAACAAGGACAATTATTATATAAACACAAGCAACTCGCGTACTTACGAGAATcgatacaaataaataaaaaaggaggttatttctttaaacttaatacttattatttaataatttaaaatattgatttaaagTTGAATTatgtttaagttattaatttaaaatttattatttaatttttacttttaaatattaaagttgtttgataaaatttattttaaatcatcaaattgacatatttatctaTATAAATTAAACTTAGGATAAAAGAGATCAATTAACAATGAAAGTCGTGCAATAGTAAAAGAGATCGTTAAGGTAATTAAggtaaataaggataaaaatgtaaaactaaaatatagatttaagaataagttaattatttttatttattacttaaagttgttttggactttaaattagattattaagttatttcactaaatatactttatttatttaataacttgaattaagttattaaattactttaatttattaagttagtCTACAAACACCTGCTAAGCTTATGAGCGAATGACTTGAAACTAAAGATTTAACAAGAGATGTGAAATAGAGGCACCATATAATATGGAAGTCGGATTATTCTTCTCTGTGATTAATTGCTTGGACGGTGATGAATAATTGAATATAGAAGCGTGGAGCATGCTGTGGGTGGACTGAAATTAAGTATACTCAACTAGTTTGTTCTCACAAGTATTAGGATTAATTAATAAGAGCTTAGCTTGATTGGGCTTGTTGACGCCAATAAACAATCCTTTATGAGCAGACAGCTTTTGTGGAATCTCGATGAAAATCAagatcttatttatttaatctccCGAATATTTGGGTTTAGGTAATGCTTATCTGTCTAT contains these protein-coding regions:
- the LOC100242954 gene encoding flavonoid 3'-monooxygenase CYP75B137 translates to MIAVLLRNLVNLVSEGWSWWWDGLTENTIFRVVAALSTAAIAISWYAWLIKKASRGLPPLPPGPRGLPLLGNLLFIEPDLHRYFSKLSQLYGPIFKLQLGSKTCIVISSSSVAKEILKDHDVIFANRDVPISALALTYGGQDIAWSHYSPEWRKLRKVFVQEMMSSASLDACSALRRREVQEMVRDVYGKVGTPINMGDQMFLTVLNVVTSMLWGGTLHGEDRSRIGMEFRRVIVEMVGLMGKPNISDLFPALAWFDLQGIESRVKKLVLWFDRIFESLIAQRTQLDGADGGGKNKSKESKDFLQFMLELMHQGDDKTSVSITQLKALFMDIVVGATDTSSITVEWAMAELLQHPQTMQKAQEELEKVVGNENIVEESHLFQLPYLDAVIKETLRLHPPLPLLVPHSPSTSCIISGYTIPKGSRILFNAWAMQRNPEVWEHPLEFIPERFLEDAASADYKGNNFNFMPFGSGRRICAGLPLAEKMLLYVLASLLHSFDWKLPDGRTSVDLEERFGIVLKKSEPLLAIPTARLSN